A stretch of DNA from Streptomyces venezuelae:
GACCTGGTGGCGGGCGCAGGCGCCGGCACAGGCGCAGGCGCGGGCAGCGGCATCGAGGTCCGTGCCGCCGACCCCGCCGAGACCGCCGTGATCAAGGGCGACGCCCGGATGGCGGAGGTGCTGCGCCGGGCCGTCCGCTCGCATGTCACGCTCCCCACCGAGGCCCTGATGGTGGTACGCGGCTCCCGCCGCTGGCGGATCCCCGCGTACGAGCTGGAGGAGATCGTCACCGAACTCCAGAACCGCGACATCCGCTACGGCGCCGCCCGCGAGGCGCTCCCGCAGCGCATCGCGCACACCGTGCTGGTCCGGATGGAACAGGCGGGCGAGGCGCCCGACGACCGGGTCCAGGACGCGGTGGCCCGCAACGCGGCCGTGAAGGCGGCGGTCAAGGAGATCTGGCCGGCCGTGGACCCGGCGAAGCTGGTGCTGCGGCTGCTCGCCGACCCGGAGTTCCTGGCCGAGCACGCGGAGGGGGTCCTCAGCGCCGACGAGCAGAAGCTGCTGCTGTGGCCGAAGCCGTTCCGCAGCGTGAAGTCGGCGAAGTGGTCGCCGGCCGATCTGGTCCTCATCGACGAGGCCGCCGACCTGATCGAACGCACCCCGTCCCTGGGTCATGTGGTCCTCGACGAGGCGCAGGACCTGTCCCCGATGCAGTACCGCGCGGTGGGCCGCCGCTGCACCACCGGTTCGGCGACCGTCCTCGGCGACCTCGCGCAGGGCACCACCCCGTGGGCCACCCGCAGCTGGGCCGAGGCGCTCGGCCACCTGGGCAAGCCGGAGGCGGTGCTGGAGGAGCTCACGGCCGGCTTCCGGGTGCCGCGCGAGGTCATCGCGTACGCCTCCCGGCTGCTCCCGGCGATCTCGCCGGGCCTGGCGGCGGTCTCCTCGGTCCGCGAGACGCCGGGCTCGCTGCTGGTGGAGCCGGTCGCGGAGGCCTCGGAACTCACCGAGGCGGTGCTCGCCGCCTGCCGGAACTCGCTGCGCCACGAGGGCTCGATCGGCCTGATCGCCGCGGACGCCCGCATCCCGGTGCTGGCGGAAGCACTGGAGGCGGCCGGGATGGCGTACCTCTCGCCGGGCGAGGAGACCACCGCCGAGTCCCGGCTGACGCTGGTCCCTGCGTCGCTGGCCAAGGGCCTGGAGTACGACTACGTGGTCCTGGACGAGCCGGCCGCGATCGTCGACGGCGAACCGGACGAGCGCACCGGCCTCCGCCGCCTGTACGTCTGCCTCACCCGAGCCGTCTCAGGCCTCACCACCCTCCACGCAGCCCCGCTCCCGGCGGCCTTGACCTGACCGGCGCGCAGCCGAAAGAGGGCCCGCGCCCTCACCGGCCTAGGCACGGACTCCCGAGGGGTCGGCGGTGGGCACCGTCACGGATGAGCCGACCACCCGGGAGGGGAGGCTCGTACGCCGGTCCAGGCGCACCGCAGCCAGCGCCAGCCCGATCGCGGTGACCGTCATGGCCGCGCCCGCCCAGGCGGTCGCGGTGAAGCCCCAGCCCGCGTCGATGACGGTCCCGCCGAGCCACGGTCCGCCGGTGTTGCCGAGGTTGAACGCGGCCGTGGTGGTCGCCCCGGCCAGCGTCGGGGCCGCGCCCGCCACATTGAACATCCGCGCATTGAGGGCGGGCGCGGTGAAGAACGCCGAGACCCCGATCAGGAAGGACAGCCCGACCGCCGCCACCGCCGCGGAAGCCAGCAGGGCGAGCGCCGCCAGGAACACCGTGGAGCCGACGATCCCCCAGATCATCACGCCGAACAGGTGCGCGTCCGCGACCCGCCCCCCGATGGTCGTCCCGACCAGCGCGCCGATCCCGAACAGGCCGAGCACCCACGGCACCCAGCCGGACTCCAGCCCGGCCACATCGGTGAGCAGCGGGGCGAGGTAGCTGAACGCGCAGAAGACGCCGCCGGCCGCGAGCGCGGTGATGCCGATGGCCAGCCAGACCTGCCGGTCGCGGTAGATGCGCAGCTCGTGGGCGAGGGTGGGCCGCTCGGCGGGCAGCGGGATCCGCGGGACCCGGAGCAGGATGCCCACCAGGGCGACCGCGGAGGCGGCGCCGACCGCCCAGAACGCGGACCGCCAGCCGAGGTGCTCGCCGAGGAAGGCGCCGAGCGGGACGCCCAGCACGTTGGCGATCGACAGTCCGCCGATCATCACGGCCATGGCGCGGGCCCGGGCGTCGGCCGGGACCATCGCGATGGCGACGGCCGCGCCGACCGCCCAGAAGCCGGCGCAGGCCAGCGCCGAAACCACCCGGGAGGCGAAGAGGAGCTCGTACGAGGGGGCCAGCGCGCCCGCGATCTGACCGAGCCCGAACAGGCTGATCAGCGAGATCAGGGTGGTGCGGCGGGGCAGCCGCAGGGTGGCCACGGCCAGCAGCGGGGCGCCCACCACCATGCCGACGGCGAAGGCGGATATGAGCAGGCCGGCCTGCGGAATGCTGACGTCCATGTCCGCCGCGATGGGCGGCAGCAGCCCGGACAGCATGAACTCGCTGGTACCGAGTGCGAAGACGGACAGGCCGAGGATGTAGACGGCCACGGGCATACGGGGGCGTTCGGCAGCAGCGGGCATGAACTGCACCAACCGCGCCGAACGCGATCACATTCCCGCGGACTCCACCGGAGGCTCCACCAGGGTGGCCAGCTCGGCCGCGAGGTTGCGCCGGGCCGGGCCCTCCCAGTGGGCGGTCCCGTACGGCGTGTGGAAGAGCCGGGGCAGGTCCAGCAGCTGCCGGAGCACGGCGGCCCGCCCGGTCCGGAAGGCGTCCTCCGGTACGAAGCGGTACTCCTCGCGGACGGCGGCGACATACGCCGCGTACGCATCGACCCCGCCGGCCAGCACCGCGAGGTCCGCATCGCACAGCACCTCGCCGTTGGTGTCGCCGGGCGCGGGGTGGTGGGTGACCGTGAGCCGGACCAGCCGGGCCACCTCGGCGGTGCGGTCGGGGCCGATGCCGAGCTCGGGGAGGGCGCGCTCGGCGAGTGCGGCGCTGCGTTCCTCGTTCTCGGAGCGGTCGGGCCGGTAGACGGCGTCGTGGAACCAGGCGGCCAGCCGGACCGCGGCCGGGTCGGCGGCGTGGTCCGCGAGGGTGTCGACGTGCCGGAGTACGGCGTCCAGGTGCGCGGTGGTGTGGTACCGGCGCTGCGGTTCCGCCCAGGCGGCCAGGAGCCGGGCGGCATAGGGGGCGGGGTCCCGCCGGGCGCCCGCCTCGGTGGCGGTGGCGTGCCAGGCGTCCGCCAGCCTCTGCTCGCGCTGCGCGATGTCGGTGTCCATGAGGTCATTGTGCTGTGGCGGTGTGGGCTGGTTGAGGGGCGGATGTGGGGGTGGCGTGATTGTGCTGGTGAACCGCTGCCGGAGACCCGTACCCTGGATATTGGACTAGACCTCTTGGTCGGGTCGGTCGGACCTGTCAGACGCAGTTTCCCTACAGCAGCTTCCGGAGGATGAGGTCACATGACGAACCGTGCAGTCCTGGAGGTGATCGCCCTCAACGCCGAGGACGCGATCGCCGCCCAGGCCGGTGGAGCGGACCGCCTGGAACTGGTCACCGACATGGCGGCGGACGGGCTGACCCCGCCGCGGGAGACCTTCGCAGCGATCCGCGCGGCCGTGGACATCCCGCTGCGCGTCATGCTCCGGAAGACCGACGGCTTCGCCGCCGGCGATGTGTCCGCACTGGTCGCGGAGGCCCGGGCGCTGCGCGCGGAGGGCGCGGAGGAGTTCGTCCTCGGCTTCCTGCTGCCGGACGGCACCCCCGACCTGGCCGCGGTCGAAGCGGTCGTCGCCGAGCTGGCGGGCTGCCGCTGGACCTTCCACCGGGCCATCGACCGGGCCGCCGACCGCGACCAGCTCCGCAAGGCCCTGGCGGACCTGCCCGGCCTGGACACCTACCTGACCGCGGGCGCGGCCGAGGGCGTGGACGCCGGCCTGCCGGTCCTGCTCGCCGAGGCCGCCCGCCGCGGCGAGCCCGGCTACCGGGCGCAGCTCCTGGTGGGCGGCGGCCTCACCCTGGACCACCTCCCGACCCTGCGTGCGGCCGGCATCGACGCCTTCCACATCGGCAGCGCGGCCCGCCCCCGGGGCTGGCACCACCCGGTCTCGGCGAACGCCGTCGCAGAGTGGCGCGCGGCCCTGTCGTAGCCCCACCGTCCGGAACCGCGCTGCGACGAACGGATGATCAGGCGGAGGGGCGGTGCTTCGGGCGGCGGAGGCCTGCTGCGGTCAGGCGGCGGACCAGTTCCTTGCTGCCGATCTCGACCGCGCCGGCCGCCACCGCATCGGCGTACCGCTCCGACGGCACGTCGTAGTGGTCCCGCTCGAAGGCCCGCGGCGGGCAGCCGATGGACGCGGCGAAGGCGTGCAGCTCCTCGTACGAGACGTCGCTGACCAGGTGCGACCACATCCGGCCGTGTCCCGGCCAGGTGGGCGGGTCGATGTACAGCGTCACTCGGCGAACCCGCGCAGGACCGGCCCGAGCGCGCCGACGGACGCCACCTTCACGCCTGCCTTCCCGCACACCCAGTGCGGGTCCGGCCCCAACTCGGGTTCCACGTCCAGCGCGTGCGGATCGCCGTGCTCACAGACCGGGCACAGCGGCCAGCGGCCGTGCTTCTCCAGCAGGGCGTCCTGTACGTCCTGGGCAACGAGTCCGGGAAGGAAATCGACCCCCTCCGGCCACTGCTCCACCCACCAGCGGCGGTGCACGACCGAATCCTCGACAAGGGAGACGACATCGGCCTCGGCGACCTCGCCCGCGACGAGATCGGCGAGTACAAGAGCGCGGGCGGCATGAAGCGCCTGTTCCAGAGGGGTCGCGTGGTCCATGGGCCCATTGTGACCCCGGGTCCCCCATGTGGTGAAGGTCCGTTTCGAACGCTCCCGAATGGCGCCTTGACCCCGGCCGGGCCCGAAAATAGCTTTCACGCGTGATCAGCAGCCAGCAGGAACCCTTCAGCGGCGACAGCAACGGCGACGGCAACGGCAACGGCAACAGCGACGACGACCGCAGCCACAGCCGCTGCGCTGCGCAGGCCGGCCCCCGCCGCCCATGACCGCGTACGCCGCCCTCCGCGCCCAGCTCGACGCCCTCGCCACCGAGGCCTTCCGCCCCGAACTCGCCGAGATCGACCGGCTCCCCACCCTCGACATCGCCCGCACCATGAACGCCGAGGACGGCACCGTCCCGGCCGCCGTGGCCGCACAGCTGCCCCGGATCGCCGCCGCCATCGACGCCATCGCCGCCCGTATGGCCCGCGGCGGCCGACTGGTCTACGCGGGCGCCGGTACGGCCGGCCGGCTCGGCGTACTCGATGCCAGCGAATGCCCGCCCACCTTCAACACCGACCCCTCCCAGGTGCTCGGCCTGATCGCGGGCGGCCCCACCGCCATGGTCAAGGCCGTCGAGGGCGCAGAGGACTCCAAAGAGCTGGCGGAGGCCGACCTCACCGCGCTCGGCCTCACCGAAGCCGACACCGTCGTCGGCATCTCCGCCTCCGGCCGCACCCCGTACGCCATCGGAGCCGTCGAATCCGCCCGCACCCGCGGCGCGCTCACCGTCGGCCTGTCCTGCAACCCCGGCTCCGCGCTCGCCGCCGCCGCGGACCACGGCATCGAGGTGGTCACCGGCCCGGAACTCCTCACCGGATCGACCCGGTTGAAGGCCGGCACCGCCCAGAAGCTCGTCCTCAACATGATCTCGACGATCACGATGATCCGCCTGGGCAAGACCTACGGAAACCTGATGGTCGACGTCCGCGCCTCCAACGAGAAGCTGCGCGCCCGCTCCCGCCGCATCGTCGCGCTCGCGACGGGCGCCCCGGACGCGGAGATCGAGGCCGCACTGACCGCCACCGGCGGCGAGGTCAAGGACGCCGTCCTCGTCCTCCTCGGCGGCGTCGACGGCCCGACCGCCGCCCGCCTGCTCACGGAATCCCGCGGCCACCTCCGCGAAGCCATCGCCCTCGCCCTGGCCCCGGCCCCCTGACCCGCCCGCCCGCACGCACCCCCGAGCAAGGCGACCCCTCCATGGCTACAGACAAGAACCGCGCCACCGCCTCCGCGATCCTCCCTCTCGTCGGCGGCCCGGACAACATCACCTCGATCGCGCACTGCATGACCCGCCTGCGCATCGGCCTGCGCGACCGGGCCCTGGTCCAGGACGCGGCCCTCAGGGCGGTGCCCGGGGTGCTGGGCGTGGTCGAGGACGACACGTACCAGATCGTGCTCGGCCCGGGTGCCGTCGCCCGGGTCACCCCCGAGTTCGAGGCCCTGGTCGCCGAGGAACGCACCGCAACCCCGTCACCGTCACCGTCACCGTCACCCGCGTCGGCGCCGGCGCCGGCCGCAGCCCCGCCCCCGGTAACCGCCGGCGAACTGGCCGACCGGGGCGCGGCGCTGAAGGCGGCCCGGAAGGAGCGGAACGCCACCCCCGTCAAACTGTTCCTCCGCCGGATCGCGAACATCTTCGTCCCGCTGATCCCCGCCCTGATCGGCTGCGGCATCATCGCCGGGCTGGGCGGCCTCCTCGCCAACCTCGGCGCACTGCCCACCGTCGTCCCGGCGCTCGCCGCCATCGCCTCCGGCTTCATGTCCCTGATCGCGGTGTTCGTCGGCTACAACACCGCGAAGGAGTTCGGCGGCACCCCGATTCTCGGCGGTGCGGTCGCCTCGATCATCGTCTTCCCGGGCGTCGCAAAGGTCACCGCCTTCGGCCTGGCCCTCTCCCCCGGCCAGGGCGGCGTCCTCGGCGCCCTCTGCGCGGCCTTCCTCGCCGTACGGGTCGAGAAGTGGTGCCACCGTCGGGTACCGGAAGCCCTCGACGTCCTGCTGACCCCCACCCTCACCGTCCTGGTCTCCGGCCTGATCACCCTCTTCGGCCTGATGTTCCTCGCGGGCGAGGTCTCCGCAGCCATCGGCCGCTGCGCCGACTGGCTGCTCGCCACCGGCGGCGCCTTCGCCGGCCTGGTCCTCGGCGGCCTGTTCCTCCCGCTGGTGATGCTCGGCCTGCACCAGGCGCTCATCCCCATCCACACCACCCTGATCGAGCAGTCCGGCCACACCGTCCTCCTCCCGATCCTCGCCATGGCGGGCGCCGGCCAGGTGGGCGCCGCGTTCGCCGTCTACCTCCGCCTCCCCCACAACGGCTCCCTCCGCACCACCATCAAGTCGGCCCTCCCGGCCGGCTTCCTGGGCGTCGGCGAACCCCTCATCTACGGCGTCTCGCTCCCCCTCGGCCGCCCGTTCGTCACCGCCTGCGCGGGCGGCGCGGCGGGCGGCGCGTTCGTGGGCCTCTTCAGCCAGCTGGGCGTCACCTTCGGCTCCACGGCCATCGGCCCCTCGGGCTGGGCCCTCTTCCCCCTGCTCGACGGCACCTCGGGCCTGGGCACAGCCGTCGCCATCTACGCCGGCGGGCTGCTGACCGGCTACCTGGCCGGCTTCGCAGCCACGTACTTCTTCGGCTTCACGAAGCCGATGCTCGCCGAACTGAACCGGTCCGCCACCGCTCCGGACCCGACCAGCCCGCAACCGGCCGACACCCCGGCCCTATCGCGCTGACTCCCGCTCGTGGAGGACGGCGGCCAGCCGGAGCGCGGTGTCCAGGTTGCAGCGGCCGAGGTCGACCAGCGGCAGCCCGTACGTACCGGCTGCCGACACCTGGTCCACCCCCAGCGACGGGAACACCACCCCGACCCCGTCCAGCGCCGTCTTCAGCTGCACCACGGCCTCCTCGGCCGCCTGAACCCGCTCGTTCGGCGTGAGCACCATCGCCGCGCCACCTTTCCACTCTGCGTATCCGACTTCTGCACACAGCGTGGCGATCGGCTCGCTAGCCTTGCAAGGACGGCCACGAAACAACCGCACCTGTTGGCCTGGGAGTTGCCATGGCAAGCAAGAACCTGGACCCCTCCTCCTCACCACGCGCCCTGCTCGGCTCCGAGCTGCGGGTCGCCCGCGAGCGCGCCGGGAAGAGCCAGGCCGAGCTCGGCGAACCGCTCTTCGTCAGCGGCTCGTTCATCGGCCAGCTCGAAGCGGGCACCCGCCGGATGCACCTCGACCTCGCCCGCCAGATAGACGAGATCCTCGACACGGGCGGCTTCTTCGCCCGCAACTGCGGCGCCGCCGCGAAGTCGAAGTACCCGGACCACTTCGCTGCGGCGGCGGAGGCGGAAGCCTTGGCGAAGGCAATCCGCGAGTACGCGCCGCTGATCATCCCGGGGCTGCTGCAGACGGAGGCGTACGCGCGGGAAGTGTTCCGCGCGGGGCATCCGACCGCCCCGGACGAGACCATCGACGAGCTGGTCACCAACCGACTCGCTCGCGCCGCCCTCCTCAGTGATCCAACAACACCCCTGTTGTGGTGCGTGCTTGACGAAGCGGTCTTGCGGCGAGCGGGCGACACGAAGGCGGTCATGGCCGAGGCCCTGCGTCATATCGCAGGACTGATCCGGGCCCGCCGGATCATCGTTCAGGTGCTTCCGTTCAGCGCAGGCTTCCACGCGGCAATGGAGGGATCCCTCAAGCTGATGTCTTTTGAGGACGCTCCGTCCCTCGCCTACGTCCAAGGCATGGGAACAGGCCAGCTCTTCGATGATCCGGCCACAGTCACGCACCACTCGCTGACCTACGATCTGCTCACGGCCAACGCTCTCTCACCACGCAAGTCGCTGGCCTTGATCGAGTCCGTGGCGGAGGATTACGAGCATGACGAGCACGCCTGAGTACGACCTCTCGGCAGCCACTTGGCACAAGTCCAGCTACAGCGGCGCAAGCGGCGGCGACTGCCTGGAGGTCGCCACCTGGCGGAAGTCCACCCACAGCGACGCCACCGGCGGCGACTGCGTCGAAGTGGCCGACGGCCACCCCGACATCGTCCCCGTCCGAGACTCCAAGCGCCCCGACGGCCCCCACCTCACCTTCCAGGCCACCGCCTGGACCGCCTTCGTCACCAGCCTCTGACCGGGGGCGGGGCTACAGCCAGCCCCGCTGGGCCGCCTTGAGGCCCGCCTCGAAGCGGCTGGACGCGCCGAGGCGTTCCATCAGGGCGGCCATCTGGCGGCGTACGGTGCGCAGGGACAGGCCCAGGCGCTTGCCCGCCGCCTCGTCGGTCAGCCCGCCGGCCAGCAGGTTGAGGAGTTCCTTCTCGCCCGGGGTCAGTCCGGTCCCGGTCTCCTGGGTCTGGTCTGCGCCGAGCGGGACGGCGGTGTGCCAGGTCTGGTCGAAGAGGGCGGTCATCGTGGCGACGATGCCCGGTTCCCGGGTGCACAGTGCGCCCAGCTTGGTGTTGGCCGGGTCGACGGGTACGACCGCGACCTCCCGGTCGAAGACCAGCAGGCGGGGCGGCAGCACCGGGCAGGTGCGGACCAAACCGCCCTCCTGTGTCATCCACCGGGCGTAGGCGAGGGTGGCGGGATCGTTCCTGACGCTGTCCTGGTAGAGGGTCAGGAGAGAGATCCCGCGGGCCATCGCGTCCTCGTCCAGCGGACGCGACGCGTCGAGACTGGCCTGCGACTGCGCGCCGCCCGGCATCACGGACAGGCACTCGCGGGAGACCTCCTTCGCGAGCACCTCCAGCTTGGTCTGGATCGCGTCGAGTCCGACGAGCCGTTCCGTGTTGTCGACCGTGGTGTTCGGCTGGAGATCGGCGTACTCGGCGACCGCACGCGCCGCCGCGGCCCTGCTCCGCGCGAGCTCCTGCTGGCGGCGCAAAAGCTCCTCTTCCTGCCGGCGCAGGATCAGCTCCAGGCCCACTTCCGGACTGACCGCCCGCATCGCACCGGGGATGTCCCGCGAGGCCCGCAGGAGTTCCAGATCGGCGAGCTCGTCCAGGGCGGTCCGGACGGCCGACTCGGGCAGCGACAACCGTTCGCAGATGTCGCTCACACCGCTCAGCGGATCGG
This window harbors:
- a CDS encoding HelD family protein; amino-acid sequence: MPSHAPETPDTTPGPDSDPAAGPLGRERAHLAASRAALRAMRADVESLDIRDVTANWVNAIVLQAQIDDRIKALADLAHTPLFFGRLDYLHAPGAEAAEGAEGEQFYIGRRHVHDAEGDPMVIDWRAPVSQPFYRASKADPQDIALRRRFGYTGGELTAYEDEHLSDPAEAASVSRLLQQEIERPRVGPMRDIVATIQPEQDEIVRSGLSGSVCVQGGPGTGKTAVGLHRVAYLLYAHRERLARTGTLVIGPNRSFLHYIEQVLPALGELEVKQATVDDLVAGAGAGTGAGAGSGIEVRAADPAETAVIKGDARMAEVLRRAVRSHVTLPTEALMVVRGSRRWRIPAYELEEIVTELQNRDIRYGAAREALPQRIAHTVLVRMEQAGEAPDDRVQDAVARNAAVKAAVKEIWPAVDPAKLVLRLLADPEFLAEHAEGVLSADEQKLLLWPKPFRSVKSAKWSPADLVLIDEAADLIERTPSLGHVVLDEAQDLSPMQYRAVGRRCTTGSATVLGDLAQGTTPWATRSWAEALGHLGKPEAVLEELTAGFRVPREVIAYASRLLPAISPGLAAVSSVRETPGSLLVEPVAEASELTEAVLAACRNSLRHEGSIGLIAADARIPVLAEALEAAGMAYLSPGEETTAESRLTLVPASLAKGLEYDYVVLDEPAAIVDGEPDERTGLRRLYVCLTRAVSGLTTLHAAPLPAALT
- a CDS encoding Cmx/CmrA family chloramphenicol efflux MFS transporter; the encoded protein is MPVAVYILGLSVFALGTSEFMLSGLLPPIAADMDVSIPQAGLLISAFAVGMVVGAPLLAVATLRLPRRTTLISLISLFGLGQIAGALAPSYELLFASRVVSALACAGFWAVGAAVAIAMVPADARARAMAVMIGGLSIANVLGVPLGAFLGEHLGWRSAFWAVGAASAVALVGILLRVPRIPLPAERPTLAHELRIYRDRQVWLAIGITALAAGGVFCAFSYLAPLLTDVAGLESGWVPWVLGLFGIGALVGTTIGGRVADAHLFGVMIWGIVGSTVFLAALALLASAAVAAVGLSFLIGVSAFFTAPALNARMFNVAGAAPTLAGATTTAAFNLGNTGGPWLGGTVIDAGWGFTATAWAGAAMTVTAIGLALAAVRLDRRTSLPSRVVGSSVTVPTADPSGVRA
- a CDS encoding copper homeostasis protein CutC yields the protein MTNRAVLEVIALNAEDAIAAQAGGADRLELVTDMAADGLTPPRETFAAIRAAVDIPLRVMLRKTDGFAAGDVSALVAEARALRAEGAEEFVLGFLLPDGTPDLAAVEAVVAELAGCRWTFHRAIDRAADRDQLRKALADLPGLDTYLTAGAAEGVDAGLPVLLAEAARRGEPGYRAQLLVGGGLTLDHLPTLRAAGIDAFHIGSAARPRGWHHPVSANAVAEWRAALS
- a CDS encoding DUF4031 domain-containing protein; the encoded protein is MTLYIDPPTWPGHGRMWSHLVSDVSYEELHAFAASIGCPPRAFERDHYDVPSERYADAVAAGAVEIGSKELVRRLTAAGLRRPKHRPSA
- the murQ gene encoding N-acetylmuramic acid 6-phosphate etherase yields the protein MTAYAALRAQLDALATEAFRPELAEIDRLPTLDIARTMNAEDGTVPAAVAAQLPRIAAAIDAIAARMARGGRLVYAGAGTAGRLGVLDASECPPTFNTDPSQVLGLIAGGPTAMVKAVEGAEDSKELAEADLTALGLTEADTVVGISASGRTPYAIGAVESARTRGALTVGLSCNPGSALAAAADHGIEVVTGPELLTGSTRLKAGTAQKLVLNMISTITMIRLGKTYGNLMVDVRASNEKLRARSRRIVALATGAPDAEIEAALTATGGEVKDAVLVLLGGVDGPTAARLLTESRGHLREAIALALAPAP
- a CDS encoding PTS transporter subunit EIIC, giving the protein MATDKNRATASAILPLVGGPDNITSIAHCMTRLRIGLRDRALVQDAALRAVPGVLGVVEDDTYQIVLGPGAVARVTPEFEALVAEERTATPSPSPSPSPASAPAPAAAPPPVTAGELADRGAALKAARKERNATPVKLFLRRIANIFVPLIPALIGCGIIAGLGGLLANLGALPTVVPALAAIASGFMSLIAVFVGYNTAKEFGGTPILGGAVASIIVFPGVAKVTAFGLALSPGQGGVLGALCAAFLAVRVEKWCHRRVPEALDVLLTPTLTVLVSGLITLFGLMFLAGEVSAAIGRCADWLLATGGAFAGLVLGGLFLPLVMLGLHQALIPIHTTLIEQSGHTVLLPILAMAGAGQVGAAFAVYLRLPHNGSLRTTIKSALPAGFLGVGEPLIYGVSLPLGRPFVTACAGGAAGGAFVGLFSQLGVTFGSTAIGPSGWALFPLLDGTSGLGTAVAIYAGGLLTGYLAGFAATYFFGFTKPMLAELNRSATAPDPTSPQPADTPALSR
- a CDS encoding helix-turn-helix domain-containing protein gives rise to the protein MASKNLDPSSSPRALLGSELRVARERAGKSQAELGEPLFVSGSFIGQLEAGTRRMHLDLARQIDEILDTGGFFARNCGAAAKSKYPDHFAAAAEAEALAKAIREYAPLIIPGLLQTEAYAREVFRAGHPTAPDETIDELVTNRLARAALLSDPTTPLLWCVLDEAVLRRAGDTKAVMAEALRHIAGLIRARRIIVQVLPFSAGFHAAMEGSLKLMSFEDAPSLAYVQGMGTGQLFDDPATVTHHSLTYDLLTANALSPRKSLALIESVAEDYEHDEHA
- a CDS encoding DUF397 domain-containing protein — protein: MTSTPEYDLSAATWHKSSYSGASGGDCLEVATWRKSTHSDATGGDCVEVADGHPDIVPVRDSKRPDGPHLTFQATAWTAFVTSL
- a CDS encoding helix-turn-helix transcriptional regulator translates to MLVTLGLAVTSEAVYREMLADPLSGVSDICERLSLPESAVRTALDELADLELLRASRDIPGAMRAVSPEVGLELILRRQEEELLRRQQELARSRAAAARAVAEYADLQPNTTVDNTERLVGLDAIQTKLEVLAKEVSRECLSVMPGGAQSQASLDASRPLDEDAMARGISLLTLYQDSVRNDPATLAYARWMTQEGGLVRTCPVLPPRLLVFDREVAVVPVDPANTKLGALCTREPGIVATMTALFDQTWHTAVPLGADQTQETGTGLTPGEKELLNLLAGGLTDEAAGKRLGLSLRTVRRQMAALMERLGASSRFEAGLKAAQRGWL